A genomic stretch from Thunnus maccoyii chromosome 19, fThuMac1.1, whole genome shotgun sequence includes:
- the LOC121885801 gene encoding bile salt-activated lipase-like, producing the protein MEKLKILFAVVLSLGTASAASLGVVHTEGGDVRGQNIPLGLFRSVDVFKGIPFAAKPGTFEKPKPHPGWDGILKATKFAKRCLQISMLQTSTFGSEDCLYLNIWVPHGRHVSSNLPVMIWFYGGGFMVGGSMGPNFLNNYLYSGQEIADKGNVIVVSVGYRVGTLGFLSTGDSRLPGNYGLWDQHAAIAWVHRNIRSFGGDPNNITIFGESAGGASVSFQTLSPHNKGLFKRAISQSGVAFCPWALNRNPRKVAQEVAEKVGCPTDDRMVACLKSTDAGTLAMASPPITQGSPDHPAVENLLLSPVVDGDFLPDQPGNLFHNAAEIDYLAGANDMDGHLFTSQDIPSLGDKNQETPIEDVKRLLAAYTKEKGQAGLDIAFAEYSSNWGSTPSQDTIKRTAVDIGTDYIFLVPIQTAIYLHAANAMSGRTYSYQLSEPSLMAGPGKPYHDWVGADHADDLQYVFGKPFTTPKAYGDRHRDLSGYMIAYWTNFARTGDPNKGNMKVPVTWPEFTSTGHQFLNINAKMNESSIEKEMRLRFVRLWTSTLPSLPSYGVTDAE; encoded by the exons ATGGAGAAGTTGAAgattttgtttgctgttgttctGTCTCTGGGAACGGCCTCAGCAGCCTCT CTGGGTGTGGTGCACACAGAAGGTGGCGACGTTCGGGGACAAAATATCCCCCTTGGTCTTTTCCGCTCAGTGGATGTTTTCAAAGGAATTCCCTTTGCTGCCAAGCCTGGAACATTTGAGAAACCCAAACCTCATCCTGGCTGGGACG GCATACTGAAGGCAACAAAGTTCGCCAAGAGATGTCTCCAGATCAGCATGCTCCAGACTTCAACTTTTGGTAGTGAAGACTGCCTCTACCTCAACATCTGGGTTCCTCATGGCCGACACG TGTCATCAAATCTCCCAGTGATGATTTGGTTTTATGGAGGAGGCTTCATGGTCGGAGGTTCTATGGGCCCAAATTTTCTCAACAACTATCTGTACAGTGGTCAGGAAATTGCAGACAAGGGCAATGTTATTGTGGTGTCAGTGGGCTATCGTGTTGGAACCCTGGGCTTCCTCAGCACAGGGGACTCTAGGTTACCTG GAAACTATGGTCTGTGGGACCAGCACGCTGCCATCGCCTGGGTGCACAGGAACATTCGCTCATTTGGAGGAGACCCCAACAACATCACCATCTTTGGAGAGTCTGCAGGTGGAGCTAGTGTCAGCTTCCAG ACTCTCTCTCCCCACAACAAAGGGCTGTTCAAGAGAGCCATCTCTCAGAGTGGTGTTGCCTTCTGCCCCTGGGCTCTCAACAGGAACCCACGCAAGGTTGCACAGGAG GTTGCTGAGAAGGTCGGCTGCCCCACTGATGACAGAATGGTGGCTTGTCTGAAATCAACTGATGCTGGGACTCTCGCCATGGCTTCTCCCCCCATAACACAAGGCTCCCCAGACC ATCCGGCTGTGGAAAACCTTCTTCTGTCTCCTGTTGTTGATGGAGACTTCCTCCCTGATCAACCTGGCAACTTGTTCCACAACGCTGCTGAAATTGACTACCTTGCAGGGGCTAATGACATGGATGGGCACCTCTTCACATCACAGGACATTCCTTCTCTTGGTGACAAGAATCAAGAGACCCCCAT AGAAGATGTAAAGCGGCTTCTTGCTGCTTATACCAAAGAGAAGGGCCAAGCTGGTTTGGACATTGCCTTTGCTGAATACTCATCCAATTGGGGATCAACACCCAGCCAGGACACCATTAAGAGAACTGCTGTGGACATTGGGACTGACTACATATTCCTGGTTCCTATACAGACTGCCATTTACCTTCATGCTGCTAACGCCAT GTCTGGCCGTACCTACTCCTACCAGCTGTCTGAGCCTAGTTTAATGGCTGGACCAGGCAAACCTTACCATGACTGGGTGGGTGCCGACCATGCTGATGACCTGCAGTATGTGTTCGGCAAACCCTTCACCACACCCAAGGCTTAtggggacagacacagagacCTGTCTGGCTACATGATTGCCTACTGGACTAACTTTGCTAGAACTGG AGATCCCAACAAAGGAAACATGAAGGTGCCTGTGACCTGGCCTGAATTTACCAGCACTGGACACCAGTTCCTGAATATCAATGCTAAGATGAATGAGAGCTCCATTGAAAAAGAAATGAGGCTACGTTTTGTACGACTTTGGACCAGCACCCTTCCCAGCCTCCCATCTTATGGTGTCACAGATGCAGAGTGA
- the LOC121886052 gene encoding bile salt-activated lipase-like isoform X2: MMAKLGILVAVAVFLETVSAASLGVVYTEGGMVQGENIRLGFRRHMDVFRGIPFADIPGRFEKPKRHPGWDGVLQATKYRRRCLQLNLIMTDTRGSEDCLYLNIWVPHGRSVSTGLPVMVWIYGGGYLVGGSMGANFLDNYLYSGQEIADRGDVIVVTLGYRVGTLGFLSTGDASLPGNYGLWDQQAAIAWVHRNIRSFGGDPDNLTIFGESAGGASVSFQTLTPHNKGLIKRAISQSGVALCPWGVIRNPRKVAEQVALKVNCPTDDTMVACLKMTDPVLLTMAGTMKLASSPDAPLVHNLVLSGVIDGDFLPDEPYNLFHNAAEIDYIAGVNDMDGHLFTGLDVPSINSPLVDTSVKDVKRLLASYTKEKGQAGLDKAYSTYTSTWGANPSRETIKRTVVEIGSDYIFIVPTQAALYLHAANATTGRTYSYLFSQPNRMGGIGRPYPSWMGADHADDLQYVFGKPFTTPLAYWPRHRDVSGYMIAYWTNFARTGDPNKGNLRVPVTWPKFTSNGNQFLEINSSMDKSYVQQKMRMRYVHFWTSILPSLPTVSSE, from the exons ATGATGGCAAAGCTGGGAATTTTGGTGgctgttgctgtgtttctggaGACGGTCTCTGCGGCCTCT CTTGGGGTGGTGTACACAGAGGGAGGCATGGTGCAGGGGGAGAACATTCGTCTTGGGTTCCGCCGTCACATGGACGTCTTCAGGGGGATTCCCTTTGCGGACATTCCTGGACGGTTTGAGAAACCAAAGCGTCACCCTGGCTGGGACG GTGTTCTGCAGGCCACTAAGTATAGGAGGAGGTGCCTTCAGCTGAACCTTATCATGACTGACACCAGAGGCAGCGAGGACTGTCTTTATCTTAACATCTGGGTTCCTCATGGCCGCTCAG TTTCCACTGGTCTGCCGGTCATGGTCTGGATCTATGGAGGAGGCTACCTGGTTGGAGGTTCGATGGGTGCTAACTTTCTGGACAACTATCTGTACAGTGGGCAGGAGATTGCAGACAGAGGAGATGTTATCGTGGTGACACTAGGATACCGTGTGGGAACTCTGGGTTTCCTGAGCACTGGAGATGCTAGCTTACCTG GAAACTATGGTCTGTGGGACCAGCAGGCTGCCATCGCCTGGGTGCACAGGAACATCCGATCATTCGGAGGAGACCCCGACAACCTCACCATCTTTGGAGAGTCTGCAGGTGGAGCTAGTGTCAGCTTCCAG ACTCTCACTCCCCACAACAAAGGGTTGATCAAGAGAGCCATCTCCCAGAGTGGAGTCGCCCTTTGCCCATGGGGTGTCATTAGGAACCCCCGCAAGGTCGCTGAGCAG GTTGCTCTGAAGGTCAACTGCCCCACCGATGACACTATGGTTGCCTGTTTAAAGATGACAGATCCTGTGCTCCTAACAATGGCTGGTACTATGAAACTGGCCAGCTCACCCGATG CCCCCCTTGTACACAACCTGGTCCTGTCAGGTGTAATTGATGGGGACTTCCTGCCAGATGAACCTTACAACTTGTTCCACAATGCGGCTGAAATTGACTACATCGCTGGAGTCAACGACATGGATGGACACCTCTTTACTGGTTTAGACGTCCCTTCAATCAATTCCCCCCTGGTGGACACATCTGT TAAGGATGTGAAGAGGCTCCTGGCTTCATACACTAAAGAGAAGGGCCAGGCTGGTTTGGACAAGGCCTACTCCACATACACCTCAACATGGGGCGCAAATCCCAGCAGGGAAACCATTAAGAGAACAGTTGTGGAGATTGGATCAGACTACATCTTCATTGTCCCTACACAGGCTGCCCTTTACCTTCATGCTGCCAACGCCAC AACTGGTCGCACCTATTCCTACTTATTCTCCCAGCCCAACCGTATGGGTGGCATTGGCAGACCCTACCCCAGCTGGATGGGAGCCGACCATGCGGATGACCTGCAGTACGTGTTTGGAAAGCCTTTCACCACACCACTGGCATACTGGCCTCGCCACCGTGATGTCTCTGGATACATGATCGCCTACTGGACCAACTTTGCCAGAACTGG AGACCCAAACAAAGGGAACCTGAGAGTGCCAGTTACATGGCCCAAATTCACCAGCAATGGAAACCAATTCCTGGAGATCAATTCTAGTATGGACAAGAGCTATGTACAACAGAAGATGAGGATGCGCTATGTGCATTTCTGGACCAGCATCCTGCCCAGCCTTCCCACAGTGAGCTCAGAATAA
- the LOC121886052 gene encoding bile salt-activated lipase-like isoform X1, translated as MVQGENIRLGFRRHMDVFRGIPFADIPGRFEKPKRHPGWDGVLQATKYRRRCLQLNLIMTDTRGSEDCLYLNIWVPHGRSVSTGLPVMVWIYGGGYLVGGSMGANFLDNYLYSGQEIADRGDVIVVTLGYRVGTLGFLSTGDASLPGNYGLWDQQAAIAWVHRNIRSFGGDPDNLTIFGESAGGASVSFQTLTPHNKGLIKRAISQSGVALCPWGVIRNPRKVAEQVALKVNCPTDDTMVACLKMTDPVLLTMAGTMKLASSPDAPLVHNLVLSGVIDGDFLPDEPYNLFHNAAEIDYIAGVNDMDGHLFTGLDVPSINSPLVDTSVKDVKRLLASYTKEKGQAGLDKAYSTYTSTWGANPSRETIKRTVVEIGSDYIFIVPTQAALYLHAANATTGRTYSYLFSQPNRMGGIGRPYPSWMGADHADDLQYVFGKPFTTPLAYWPRHRDVSGYMIAYWTNFARTGDPNKGNLRVPVTWPKFTSNGNQFLEINSSMDKSYVQQKMRMRYVHFWTSILPSLPTVSSE; from the exons ATGGTGCAGGGGGAGAACATTCGTCTTGGGTTCCGCCGTCACATGGACGTCTTCAGGGGGATTCCCTTTGCGGACATTCCTGGACGGTTTGAGAAACCAAAGCGTCACCCTGGCTGGGACG GTGTTCTGCAGGCCACTAAGTATAGGAGGAGGTGCCTTCAGCTGAACCTTATCATGACTGACACCAGAGGCAGCGAGGACTGTCTTTATCTTAACATCTGGGTTCCTCATGGCCGCTCAG TTTCCACTGGTCTGCCGGTCATGGTCTGGATCTATGGAGGAGGCTACCTGGTTGGAGGTTCGATGGGTGCTAACTTTCTGGACAACTATCTGTACAGTGGGCAGGAGATTGCAGACAGAGGAGATGTTATCGTGGTGACACTAGGATACCGTGTGGGAACTCTGGGTTTCCTGAGCACTGGAGATGCTAGCTTACCTG GAAACTATGGTCTGTGGGACCAGCAGGCTGCCATCGCCTGGGTGCACAGGAACATCCGATCATTCGGAGGAGACCCCGACAACCTCACCATCTTTGGAGAGTCTGCAGGTGGAGCTAGTGTCAGCTTCCAG ACTCTCACTCCCCACAACAAAGGGTTGATCAAGAGAGCCATCTCCCAGAGTGGAGTCGCCCTTTGCCCATGGGGTGTCATTAGGAACCCCCGCAAGGTCGCTGAGCAG GTTGCTCTGAAGGTCAACTGCCCCACCGATGACACTATGGTTGCCTGTTTAAAGATGACAGATCCTGTGCTCCTAACAATGGCTGGTACTATGAAACTGGCCAGCTCACCCGATG CCCCCCTTGTACACAACCTGGTCCTGTCAGGTGTAATTGATGGGGACTTCCTGCCAGATGAACCTTACAACTTGTTCCACAATGCGGCTGAAATTGACTACATCGCTGGAGTCAACGACATGGATGGACACCTCTTTACTGGTTTAGACGTCCCTTCAATCAATTCCCCCCTGGTGGACACATCTGT TAAGGATGTGAAGAGGCTCCTGGCTTCATACACTAAAGAGAAGGGCCAGGCTGGTTTGGACAAGGCCTACTCCACATACACCTCAACATGGGGCGCAAATCCCAGCAGGGAAACCATTAAGAGAACAGTTGTGGAGATTGGATCAGACTACATCTTCATTGTCCCTACACAGGCTGCCCTTTACCTTCATGCTGCCAACGCCAC AACTGGTCGCACCTATTCCTACTTATTCTCCCAGCCCAACCGTATGGGTGGCATTGGCAGACCCTACCCCAGCTGGATGGGAGCCGACCATGCGGATGACCTGCAGTACGTGTTTGGAAAGCCTTTCACCACACCACTGGCATACTGGCCTCGCCACCGTGATGTCTCTGGATACATGATCGCCTACTGGACCAACTTTGCCAGAACTGG AGACCCAAACAAAGGGAACCTGAGAGTGCCAGTTACATGGCCCAAATTCACCAGCAATGGAAACCAATTCCTGGAGATCAATTCTAGTATGGACAAGAGCTATGTACAACAGAAGATGAGGATGCGCTATGTGCATTTCTGGACCAGCATCCTGCCCAGCCTTCCCACAGTGAGCTCAGAATAA